From one Treponema denticola genomic stretch:
- a CDS encoding BMP family ABC transporter substrate-binding protein: MRKIINFILFVSFLLAVFSCAKTENLQKEKEIAIAVFVPGVRAESPVYDMLSSGVEEAVASAIGNGKKVSLKILEAGTNQAEWGTKLTSLAVDGKYDLIVSSNPAMPGIAAPISKQFPNQKFLLLDAYSEGNPMITTFRYNQREQAYIAGHISALVSLSKMEFANPEKKIGLIAGQEYPAMMNIILPAFIEGAKAVDPEFTVDFKIVGNWYDAAKGAELARAMYKNGADVIMPISGGANQGVLAAAKELGFYVSWFDDNGYAKAKGYVISSSEMKQKKLAREQILNFIDGKLQEGTASTLGIKEGYVNFVSDDEIYIQTVPEEIRKQQDEMLKKIVDGSLDLSVK; this comes from the coding sequence ATGAGAAAGATTATTAATTTTATTTTATTTGTTTCTTTTCTTTTAGCTGTTTTTTCATGTGCAAAAACTGAAAATCTGCAAAAAGAAAAAGAAATCGCTATTGCGGTTTTTGTTCCCGGTGTCAGGGCTGAAAGTCCTGTCTATGATATGTTGTCTTCCGGCGTAGAAGAAGCCGTTGCTTCTGCAATCGGAAACGGCAAAAAAGTAAGTTTAAAGATTTTGGAAGCCGGAACCAATCAGGCGGAATGGGGAACAAAACTTACTTCTCTGGCCGTGGACGGAAAATATGATTTGATTGTTTCTTCCAATCCCGCTATGCCCGGCATCGCAGCGCCTATTTCCAAACAATTCCCCAATCAAAAATTTTTACTCTTGGATGCATACTCTGAAGGAAATCCTATGATTACTACCTTTAGATACAATCAAAGGGAGCAGGCTTATATAGCGGGACATATTTCTGCCTTGGTAAGTTTAAGCAAGATGGAATTTGCAAATCCCGAAAAGAAAATCGGACTCATAGCAGGACAAGAATATCCTGCAATGATGAATATAATTTTGCCTGCCTTTATTGAAGGAGCTAAGGCCGTCGATCCCGAATTTACAGTCGATTTTAAAATTGTAGGAAACTGGTATGATGCAGCAAAGGGAGCCGAGCTTGCCCGTGCAATGTATAAAAACGGAGCGGATGTAATTATGCCTATTTCGGGCGGTGCAAATCAAGGTGTTCTTGCGGCTGCCAAGGAGTTGGGTTTTTATGTTTCATGGTTTGACGATAACGGTTATGCAAAAGCGAAAGGCTATGTAATTTCAAGTTCCGAAATGAAACAAAAAAAACTTGCACGCGAACAAATTTTAAATTTCATCGACGGAAAATTACAGGAAGGAACAGCTTCTACCCTAGGTATCAAAGAAGGTTATGTAAATTTTGTTTCGGATGATGAGATTTATATTCAAACAGTTCCCGAAGAAATCAGAAAACAACAAGATGAAATGTTAAAGAAAATAGTTGACGGTTCTTTGGATTTGTCGGTAAAATAA
- a CDS encoding DUF3997 domain-containing protein produces the protein MSTGYYDLFIVGCIISVFLVLFIRKRKKMCSIVKVLIYIFIICFIVISMFSFFEGNNIIELGYGFHYNEELLAIMSDYLNVSDIPPEVLMYQYDDNFIVAKQKPRRYKEFNYTYNEGYKYSKGLDSEYYWIIKKKEKKVFGPLEYSQFIRLCDEFYVPENLRLN, from the coding sequence ATGAGTACCGGATATTATGATTTATTTATTGTTGGATGTATTATATCTGTATTTCTTGTTCTTTTTATTAGAAAACGAAAAAAGATGTGTAGTATTGTAAAAGTATTAATTTATATTTTCATTATATGTTTTATTGTTATTTCAATGTTTTCTTTTTTTGAGGGCAATAATATTATTGAACTAGGATATGGTTTTCATTATAATGAAGAATTACTTGCTATTATGAGTGATTATTTGAATGTATCTGATATCCCTCCCGAAGTTCTTATGTATCAGTATGATGATAATTTTATAGTTGCAAAACAAAAACCTAGACGGTATAAGGAGTTCAATTATACTTATAATGAGGGCTATAAATATTCTAAAGGCTTGGATTCGGAGTATTATTGGATTATTAAAAAAAAAGAGAAAAAAGTTTTCGGCCCATTGGAATATAGTCAGTTTATTAGGCTGTGTGATGAGTTTTATGTACCGGAAAATTTAAGATTAAACTAA
- the eno gene encoding phosphopyruvate hydratase, with protein sequence MSDIIYIEGREILDSRGNPTVEVEVQLSDFSYGRACVPSGASTGEYEALEMRDGDKSRYLGKGVLKAVDQVNTVIAEELDGADALDQAEIDNMLINLDGTENKSKLGANAMLGVSMAVARAAADSLGLPLYRYLGGVHAMQMPVPMANIINGGRHSDNKIDFQEYMIMPVGAPSIREGIRMTAEVFHALKDILKKEGHVTAVGDEGGFAPNIENVQALDYIMKAIEKAGYKPGKDVVIALDCASSELFDAGDRKGYKFWKSEPSKILNADEMVDLFKDWISKYPIVSIEDPLDQNDWEGYAKMTKELGNQIQIVGDDFFVTNTKRLARGIEEGACNSILIKLNQIGTVTETIDAVRMAQKAGYTAVISHRSGETEDAFIADLAVALETGQIKTGSMSRSDRIAKYNQLMRIEDELGYNARYAGMATFANLIKK encoded by the coding sequence ATGTCTGATATTATTTATATTGAAGGCCGCGAGATTTTGGATTCGCGGGGAAATCCTACTGTAGAGGTTGAGGTTCAGTTAAGCGATTTTAGCTACGGCCGGGCCTGTGTTCCTTCGGGTGCTTCTACGGGAGAATATGAAGCTTTGGAAATGAGGGACGGCGATAAGAGCCGCTATTTGGGAAAGGGTGTTTTAAAGGCTGTTGACCAAGTTAATACGGTTATTGCCGAAGAACTTGACGGGGCCGATGCTTTGGATCAGGCCGAAATAGATAATATGCTTATAAATCTTGACGGCACCGAAAATAAATCCAAGCTCGGAGCGAATGCTATGCTCGGTGTTTCGATGGCTGTAGCCCGTGCCGCTGCCGACAGTTTAGGTTTACCGCTTTACCGCTATTTGGGAGGCGTTCATGCTATGCAGATGCCCGTTCCCATGGCTAATATCATAAACGGCGGCCGCCACTCCGACAACAAGATAGATTTTCAGGAGTATATGATTATGCCCGTCGGTGCTCCGTCAATCCGTGAAGGTATAAGAATGACAGCCGAGGTTTTCCATGCCTTAAAGGATATTCTAAAGAAAGAAGGTCATGTTACGGCTGTAGGCGATGAGGGCGGTTTTGCTCCCAATATCGAAAATGTTCAAGCCTTGGATTATATAATGAAGGCTATCGAAAAGGCCGGCTACAAACCCGGAAAGGATGTGGTGATAGCTTTGGACTGCGCTTCTTCGGAGCTCTTTGATGCTGGAGACAGAAAGGGTTACAAGTTCTGGAAGTCGGAACCTTCTAAAATTTTAAATGCCGATGAGATGGTAGACCTTTTTAAGGATTGGATAAGTAAATATCCGATTGTTTCTATTGAAGACCCGCTCGATCAAAACGATTGGGAAGGCTATGCAAAGATGACAAAGGAATTGGGAAATCAGATTCAGATTGTGGGTGACGACTTTTTTGTAACAAACACAAAACGGCTTGCCCGCGGTATTGAAGAAGGAGCCTGCAATTCTATTTTGATAAAGCTCAACCAAATCGGAACCGTTACCGAAACAATCGATGCCGTAAGAATGGCTCAAAAGGCCGGCTACACTGCGGTTATTTCGCACCGCTCAGGCGAGACCGAAGATGCCTTTATTGCAGACTTGGCCGTTGCCCTTGAAACCGGACAAATTAAAACCGGTTCAATGAGCCGAAGCGACCGCATCGCAAAATATAACCAGCTTATGAGGATTGAAGATGAGCTAGGCTACAACGCCCGCTATGCAGGTATGGCAACCTTTGCAAACCTGATAAAAAAATAA
- the fusA gene encoding elongation factor G, with protein MGFTTDKIRTIAVAGHGQSGKTSLVEHLLYVSGLIDKAESVESGKTVTDYSQEEIDRKISIYSTLVNLQKDDKLINIWDTPGASDFIGEVIAAFRSSEAALIVLDGRSGVQIETIKYWRDLDRRNKPRLVFANKMDEARADFDNCIADVKKQFQVDVFPVSFPMGTGDNFKGVVDVLHGKAYKIEDGKEVETEIPAEYQDKYKDALEVLAGAAAEGDEELLVKFIDEGELSPEEISRGLTLAMADNRIVPLFAGSAINNSGLNSLLRFISEILPSPEGALERGVTKEGEEISVKLDPSAPLSAIVVKTSNDQFSGRLSYVKVITGTLSADSEVYNLREEKKERGGKIYRIMGKKLTEIKELQAGDIGVLVKLTSTKTNDTLAALSDAVPFVRLRTPEPIYSLAVSAIDKKNDDKVSEQLFKACEEDMTLSFAFNAETKQNVLSGMGDLHTSIVLDKVKNQSKIEIQTSIPRIAYRETIQRKSQAEYTHKKQSGGHGQFGRVVLAIEPLPRGEKYKFTNAVFGGAISKGYIPGVEKGVIEAMEKGVSAGYPVVDVAVTVLDGKEHPVDSSEMAFKIAARNAFKDAMRNAGPILLEPIMNLTVFVENSYLGDIMSDLSSRRGRILGQSSPASGIEEIRAQVPHKELLRYAIDLRSMTSGTGSFEMSFDHYDPISGKIADEIIAEAKAFMEEQEE; from the coding sequence ATGGGATTTACAACGGATAAAATCAGAACCATCGCCGTTGCCGGACACGGACAATCGGGCAAAACCAGTCTTGTGGAACACTTGCTCTATGTTTCGGGCCTCATCGATAAGGCAGAATCTGTAGAGTCGGGAAAAACCGTGACGGACTACAGTCAGGAAGAAATCGATCGAAAAATATCTATTTACTCAACCTTAGTTAATTTACAAAAAGACGATAAGCTCATAAACATTTGGGACACTCCCGGAGCTTCTGATTTTATCGGTGAGGTAATAGCTGCTTTCCGCTCATCCGAAGCAGCCCTCATAGTTTTAGACGGAAGATCGGGCGTACAAATTGAAACAATCAAGTACTGGCGCGACCTTGACAGAAGAAACAAGCCCCGCTTGGTTTTTGCAAACAAGATGGACGAAGCCAGAGCCGACTTCGATAACTGTATAGCCGATGTTAAAAAGCAGTTTCAGGTAGATGTCTTCCCTGTAAGCTTTCCCATGGGAACGGGAGATAATTTTAAGGGCGTTGTAGACGTTCTTCACGGCAAAGCCTATAAAATCGAGGACGGAAAAGAAGTAGAAACGGAAATCCCTGCCGAATATCAGGATAAATACAAGGACGCTCTGGAGGTTTTGGCCGGAGCTGCCGCCGAAGGCGATGAAGAATTACTCGTAAAATTTATAGATGAAGGAGAGCTTTCTCCTGAAGAAATAAGCCGAGGCCTCACCCTCGCTATGGCCGATAATAGAATTGTTCCTCTTTTTGCAGGTTCGGCAATAAATAATTCGGGTCTTAATTCTCTTTTACGCTTTATAAGCGAAATCCTGCCGTCCCCTGAGGGTGCACTGGAAAGAGGAGTTACAAAGGAAGGGGAAGAAATCTCAGTTAAACTGGATCCTTCAGCTCCTCTTTCGGCCATTGTAGTAAAAACCTCCAACGACCAATTCTCAGGCAGACTTTCCTATGTAAAGGTTATTACGGGAACTCTCTCAGCCGATTCCGAGGTCTACAATCTTAGAGAAGAAAAAAAAGAAAGGGGCGGTAAAATTTATAGGATAATGGGTAAAAAACTTACCGAAATAAAAGAGCTTCAAGCCGGTGATATAGGCGTTTTGGTAAAACTTACGAGCACAAAGACGAACGATACATTGGCGGCCCTATCAGATGCCGTTCCTTTTGTAAGACTTAGAACTCCCGAACCCATCTATTCGTTGGCGGTTTCGGCAATCGACAAAAAGAATGACGATAAGGTCAGCGAGCAGCTGTTTAAGGCCTGCGAAGAAGACATGACCCTCTCCTTTGCTTTTAATGCCGAAACAAAGCAAAATGTTCTATCGGGCATGGGAGATTTACATACAAGCATAGTTTTGGATAAGGTTAAAAATCAATCCAAGATAGAAATTCAAACATCCATTCCCCGAATTGCCTATAGAGAAACAATTCAGCGCAAATCTCAAGCCGAATACACGCATAAAAAGCAGTCGGGCGGACACGGACAGTTCGGCAGGGTTGTTTTGGCAATCGAGCCCCTCCCCAGAGGCGAAAAATACAAGTTTACCAATGCGGTTTTCGGAGGAGCTATCTCCAAGGGCTACATACCCGGCGTTGAAAAGGGCGTTATTGAGGCTATGGAAAAAGGCGTTTCTGCAGGCTACCCCGTAGTAGATGTTGCCGTAACCGTTCTCGACGGAAAGGAACACCCCGTAGACTCATCGGAAATGGCCTTTAAGATTGCAGCCCGAAATGCCTTTAAGGATGCAATGAGAAATGCAGGCCCCATCCTTCTTGAGCCCATTATGAACCTGACCGTCTTCGTTGAAAATTCCTATCTCGGAGATATAATGAGCGACCTTTCTTCACGCCGAGGAAGAATCCTAGGCCAGTCATCTCCTGCAAGCGGCATTGAAGAAATCAGGGCACAGGTTCCCCACAAAGAGCTTTTGCGCTATGCAATAGACCTCCGCTCGATGACAAGCGGTACGGGTTCTTTTGAAATGTCCTTTGATCACTATGATCCGATATCCGGTAAGATTGCCGATGAGATAATAGCCGAAGCCAAGGCCTTTATGGAAGAACAAGAAGAATAA
- a CDS encoding AMP-binding protein, protein MANLNKKPWAFLDEWRGSKFKGEWPTLPEMFEITAERYPNRNCFTVFEPDRITLSYSESLKVIKDLAYWMTENGVTKGTHVAVSGKNSPEWAVVYLAALFAGGTIIPIDYGLHNEEIETLLKTAKPKMFFVDEEKFDFFAEKAKTESYIGSLYSLSKKHPEIYVYNIKPSGTPELAKAQENDTAAILFTSGTTGNPKGVVLTHKNFVSDCYIAQSNLNIYHTDVFYALLPLHHSYTMLAVFIEALSVGAELVFGKTLAVSKMLAELKAGKITMLLGVPLLFNKLLAGIFRGIRAKGIVVFGIIKALMGFSYFVKKVFKANIGSKLFHGILDKASLGNVRIAICGGGPLAPKVFRAYNEFGIDFIQGYGLTETSPIIALNPKEHFKIASVGQYFISYMEMKILDPDEKGIGEVAVKGPMVMQGYYNMPEETAEVLSPDGWLKTGDLGWLDDEGYLYLCGRAKNLIVTAGGKNVFPEEIENMFQLYYNEIEQITAAGYQAEEGEEVEALVYPADELYKKLNMTRGTSEGDAAIQKEIDAIIETVNKKLLPYQRITKTTYLSEPLEMTTTKKVKRFKK, encoded by the coding sequence ATGGCAAATCTTAATAAAAAGCCCTGGGCATTTTTAGATGAATGGAGAGGCTCAAAGTTTAAAGGCGAATGGCCGACCCTCCCCGAAATGTTTGAAATTACTGCTGAACGGTATCCTAACAGGAACTGTTTTACGGTCTTTGAACCGGATCGTATAACCCTTTCTTATTCGGAAAGTTTGAAGGTAATAAAAGACTTGGCTTATTGGATGACTGAAAACGGTGTTACAAAGGGAACTCATGTTGCCGTTTCAGGAAAAAACTCCCCGGAATGGGCTGTCGTATATTTGGCAGCTCTTTTTGCAGGAGGAACAATAATCCCCATAGACTACGGTCTTCATAATGAAGAAATTGAAACTCTTTTAAAAACGGCAAAGCCTAAAATGTTCTTTGTTGATGAGGAAAAGTTTGACTTTTTTGCAGAAAAAGCAAAAACCGAAAGCTACATAGGTTCTCTTTATTCTTTAAGTAAAAAACACCCTGAAATTTATGTTTATAATATAAAGCCGTCGGGTACACCTGAACTTGCAAAGGCCCAAGAAAATGATACGGCTGCAATTCTTTTTACCTCAGGTACAACGGGAAATCCCAAAGGCGTTGTTTTAACACATAAAAACTTCGTTTCGGACTGCTATATAGCCCAGTCCAACCTTAACATTTACCATACGGACGTATTCTATGCTCTTTTACCGCTTCATCACTCTTATACGATGCTTGCGGTATTTATCGAAGCCCTATCGGTAGGTGCCGAATTGGTATTCGGTAAGACTCTTGCCGTATCGAAGATGCTTGCCGAGCTTAAAGCCGGAAAAATCACGATGCTTTTGGGCGTTCCGCTCTTGTTCAATAAACTCCTTGCAGGTATTTTTAGGGGCATTAGGGCGAAGGGTATTGTAGTTTTCGGTATTATCAAGGCATTAATGGGCTTTTCGTACTTTGTTAAAAAGGTCTTTAAGGCCAATATAGGAAGTAAGCTCTTCCACGGCATTTTGGATAAGGCCAGTTTAGGAAATGTGCGTATCGCTATATGCGGAGGCGGCCCCCTTGCTCCCAAAGTTTTTAGAGCCTATAACGAATTCGGTATTGATTTTATTCAAGGCTATGGCCTAACCGAAACATCTCCTATTATTGCTCTTAATCCGAAAGAACACTTTAAAATCGCCAGTGTCGGACAGTACTTTATTTCTTATATGGAAATGAAGATTCTCGATCCTGATGAAAAGGGAATAGGCGAGGTTGCCGTAAAGGGGCCGATGGTTATGCAGGGCTATTATAATATGCCCGAAGAAACAGCCGAAGTTCTTTCTCCCGACGGCTGGTTAAAGACAGGAGACCTTGGCTGGCTTGACGATGAGGGTTATCTCTACCTTTGCGGAAGGGCTAAAAACCTCATAGTTACTGCCGGAGGAAAAAACGTCTTCCCCGAAGAAATCGAAAATATGTTTCAGCTTTATTATAATGAAATTGAACAGATTACCGCTGCAGGCTATCAGGCTGAAGAAGGTGAGGAAGTTGAAGCCCTTGTTTATCCCGCCGATGAACTTTATAAAAAGCTCAATATGACACGAGGCACAAGCGAAGGCGATGCAGCTATTCAAAAAGAAATCGATGCCATTATCGAAACAGTAAATAAAAAGCTTTTACCTTATCAGCGGATTACAAAGACAACTTATCTATCCGAACCGCTTGAAATGACTACAACCAAAAAAGTAAAGCGTTTTAAGAAGTAG
- a CDS encoding C40 family peptidase, giving the protein MKKIFIFIVFSFFLNGYMIFGAQPPESPRLDFINAAYKYLKTPYKYAGTTKAGMDCSGFVYRAALDGLEMTIPRSTKGLADFAKRISDKEVQPGDLLFFYTVGNKVSHVGIYIGNGEFIHAASQGKHTGVIISSLDEKYWKNTYRFAGRFLEEEDIFNE; this is encoded by the coding sequence ATGAAAAAAATATTTATTTTTATTGTCTTTAGCTTTTTTTTAAACGGATACATGATTTTTGGAGCTCAACCGCCCGAATCTCCTCGGCTCGATTTTATAAATGCCGCATATAAATACTTAAAAACCCCATATAAATATGCAGGGACCACTAAGGCCGGAATGGATTGTTCAGGTTTTGTATATAGAGCTGCTCTTGACGGTCTTGAAATGACTATTCCCAGAAGCACAAAGGGGCTGGCCGACTTTGCCAAACGGATTTCGGATAAAGAAGTTCAACCCGGCGATCTTTTATTTTTTTATACCGTGGGAAACAAAGTATCGCATGTAGGAATTTACATAGGGAACGGGGAATTCATCCATGCCGCTTCGCAGGGTAAACATACAGGCGTAATAATTTCTTCCCTTGATGAAAAATATTGGAAAAATACATACCGTTTTGCAGGCAGGTTTTTAGAAGAAGAAGATATTTTTAACGAATAA
- a CDS encoding TraB/GumN family protein has translation MKNLKKILTAVLAFLLIFSFLVSCKTKDSNSQADGEPKAVLIKHPERMFWEIKKEDASIYVLGTIHVADKDFYPLEDKILEAFDKADRMVSELGGKKEMETLQEKLQIRMIQHFNPKKDLSNFLSEDKINIIKQELGENIAVPLLKFNPWVLTIALNQVLYTKAGLDPQKGIDMHLLNRAGKKNIEALESIDEQLDLLSSGTFEEQLKALKETINELQNTDKTIDWLTKLKKLYLENNTEELKDFIGSLLDMTDGISQDALLKDRNIVWADKFEEYLNKGGTTFVFAGLAHFLGEDSVFEQMRIKGILE, from the coding sequence ATGAAAAACCTTAAAAAAATCTTGACGGCCGTTTTGGCTTTTTTGCTTATTTTTTCTTTTTTAGTCTCTTGTAAAACAAAGGATTCAAATTCGCAGGCTGACGGCGAACCGAAAGCCGTTTTAATAAAACATCCTGAAAGAATGTTTTGGGAAATAAAAAAAGAAGATGCTTCAATCTATGTTTTGGGTACAATCCATGTTGCCGACAAGGATTTTTATCCCTTGGAAGATAAGATACTGGAAGCCTTTGATAAGGCCGATAGGATGGTCAGCGAATTGGGCGGCAAAAAAGAAATGGAAACCTTGCAGGAAAAATTACAAATTAGAATGATTCAACATTTTAATCCGAAAAAAGATTTGTCTAATTTTTTATCCGAAGATAAAATAAACATTATTAAACAAGAATTGGGAGAAAACATTGCTGTTCCTTTATTAAAATTTAATCCATGGGTTCTTACAATCGCTTTAAATCAAGTACTGTATACAAAGGCCGGATTAGATCCTCAAAAGGGTATAGATATGCATCTTTTAAACCGTGCCGGTAAGAAAAACATTGAAGCCCTTGAAAGCATTGATGAACAGCTGGATCTTTTATCTTCAGGAACTTTTGAAGAACAGCTAAAGGCTCTTAAAGAAACTATAAACGAATTACAAAATACGGATAAAACCATTGACTGGCTTACAAAGTTAAAAAAGCTTTATTTGGAAAACAATACCGAGGAATTAAAAGATTTTATAGGTTCTCTTTTGGATATGACTGATGGTATATCTCAAGATGCTCTTTTAAAAGATAGAAATATTGTTTGGGCTGACAAATTTGAAGAATATCTTAATAAGGGCGGAACAACCTTTGTATTTGCCGGCCTTGCTCACTTTTTAGGAGAGGACAGCGTATTTGAACAAATGAGAATAAAAGGAATTTTAGAATAA
- a CDS encoding THUMP domain-containing class I SAM-dependent RNA methyltransferase: MNDFIALCAVGAEPVLTRELKLLGFKPYNRLPGRVFFTSTEAEPLLAFFKANYFLRTTDRVFMLINTAKAENFDDLFDLVFSIDWHNYFPRDARITIDKVRTYKSKLSSEHAVQSIVHKAVCDKLCKKWNMHSLPETGTRFMIRIYIENNNVYVCLDLSGEPLYRRGYRLSGGAAPMRETLAAVLIQLMQWKRKIPLHDAFCGSGTIPIEAAWYAYNIPPGIARHFAFENFICFEKEKIEAVLKEEKERAASEVRTDCLARITGSDISEEAVSLSKANAERACIIAGRELHTAGITHHIERPDFIQSDFSELEAPYDSGILLSNPPYGERLGSEEEAFELYKRMAEIPQHFPDWKLGFITSKKEFEKIFCKQNKDAVLKKHSLRGGNMETVLYIME; this comes from the coding sequence ATGAATGATTTTATTGCACTATGCGCCGTAGGTGCAGAACCCGTACTTACAAGAGAACTAAAACTTTTAGGTTTTAAGCCTTACAATAGGTTACCCGGAAGGGTATTTTTTACTTCAACCGAAGCCGAACCTCTTTTAGCTTTTTTTAAGGCAAACTATTTTTTACGCACAACCGACAGGGTTTTTATGCTTATAAATACCGCAAAGGCCGAAAATTTTGATGACCTTTTTGATTTGGTCTTTTCGATAGACTGGCATAACTATTTTCCGCGTGATGCCCGCATTACAATCGACAAGGTACGTACCTATAAGTCCAAGCTTTCTTCGGAACATGCCGTTCAATCCATCGTCCACAAGGCAGTTTGCGACAAGCTGTGCAAAAAATGGAATATGCATTCCCTGCCCGAAACCGGCACCCGTTTTATGATCCGCATTTATATCGAAAACAACAATGTCTATGTCTGTCTGGACTTATCGGGGGAACCTCTTTATAGAAGGGGTTACCGTTTAAGCGGAGGAGCCGCCCCCATGAGGGAAACCTTGGCAGCCGTCTTAATTCAGCTCATGCAGTGGAAAAGAAAAATTCCCCTCCACGATGCTTTTTGCGGCTCAGGAACTATTCCGATTGAAGCCGCTTGGTATGCCTATAATATTCCGCCCGGGATTGCCCGTCACTTTGCCTTTGAAAACTTCATTTGCTTTGAAAAAGAAAAAATAGAAGCCGTCTTAAAGGAAGAAAAAGAAAGAGCCGCCTCGGAGGTACGCACCGACTGCCTTGCAAGGATAACGGGCTCGGATATTTCGGAAGAAGCAGTCTCTCTTTCAAAGGCCAATGCCGAAAGGGCCTGCATTATCGCAGGAAGGGAACTTCATACAGCAGGCATTACCCATCACATCGAGCGTCCCGACTTTATTCAATCGGACTTTTCGGAACTGGAAGCCCCATACGATAGCGGCATCCTTTTATCGAATCCGCCCTACGGCGAAAGGCTCGGAAGCGAGGAAGAAGCCTTTGAGCTTTATAAGCGGATGGCCGAAATCCCTCAACACTTCCCGGACTGGAAGCTGGGCTTTATCACAAGCAAAAAAGAATTCGAAAAAATATTCTGCAAGCAAAATAAGGATGCCGTCTTAAAAAAACACAGCCTGCGCGGCGGCAACATGGAAACCGTCTTGTACATTATGGAGTAA
- a CDS encoding sigma-70 family RNA polymerase sigma factor yields the protein MYNRTKNNYDAEMNSLATYLKEINQIPLLTAEEEIKYAKLAEKGDEDAKNMLVNSNLRFVVNVAKKYQNQGLPLMDLISEGNIGLMNAAERFDVSKGYKFISYAVWWIKQSILKAICEKSRMIRLPLNRANELVQIEKAKKEIDFSGNETKELNEIAGILNMDNSMVHTIMNAAREPVSIDAPVFDEPGSSSVNDFLQDETHQMPEDYAMDMSLRDEVNELLKNLDDREAEIIRYRFGLGGYAPLSLKEVGLIFNLTKERIRQIEKKALQQLKKPAEKQKLAVYVA from the coding sequence ATGTATAACAGGACAAAAAATAATTATGACGCAGAAATGAACTCGTTGGCTACTTATTTAAAAGAAATCAATCAGATACCGCTTTTAACAGCTGAAGAAGAAATAAAATATGCTAAACTCGCCGAAAAAGGAGATGAAGATGCCAAAAATATGTTGGTAAATTCTAACCTCCGATTTGTTGTAAATGTAGCAAAAAAATATCAAAACCAAGGGCTTCCCCTTATGGATCTTATCAGCGAAGGAAACATAGGTTTGATGAATGCCGCCGAAAGATTCGATGTTTCAAAGGGCTATAAATTTATTTCTTATGCTGTTTGGTGGATTAAACAATCTATCTTAAAAGCTATTTGCGAAAAATCAAGGATGATACGCCTTCCCTTAAACAGGGCAAACGAGCTTGTTCAAATTGAAAAGGCTAAAAAAGAAATCGACTTTTCGGGCAACGAAACTAAGGAACTCAATGAGATTGCAGGTATCTTAAATATGGACAATTCTATGGTTCACACAATTATGAATGCTGCCAGAGAGCCTGTTTCCATAGATGCTCCCGTTTTTGATGAGCCCGGAAGCTCCAGTGTAAACGATTTTTTACAGGACGAAACTCACCAAATGCCTGAAGACTACGCAATGGATATGAGCCTTAGGGATGAGGTAAACGAGCTTCTTAAAAATCTTGACGATAGGGAAGCTGAGATAATCCGTTATCGTTTCGGGCTTGGAGGTTATGCTCCTCTTTCATTAAAAGAGGTGGGGCTTATCTTTAATCTTACAAAAGAAAGAATACGTCAGATTGAAAAAAAGGCCTTGCAGCAGCTGAAAAAGCCTGCCGAAAAACAAAAACTTGCCGTTTACGTTGCGTAA
- a CDS encoding co-chaperone GroES, with protein MKVKPLGDRVLVKPDAVETKTAGGIIIPDTAQEKTQRGVVVAVGDDKEKIKVSVGQKVIHDKYAGTQIQIDGVDHLILKSNDLVAVVE; from the coding sequence ATGAAAGTTAAACCCTTAGGAGACAGAGTTTTAGTAAAACCGGATGCCGTAGAAACAAAAACTGCCGGCGGAATCATCATTCCCGACACAGCTCAAGAAAAAACACAAAGAGGTGTTGTTGTAGCTGTAGGTGACGACAAAGAAAAGATTAAGGTTTCAGTCGGTCAAAAAGTTATTCACGACAAATATGCCGGAACTCAAATTCAAATTGACGGCGTAGATCATTTGATTTTAAAATCAAATGATTTGGTTGCTGTTGTAGAATAA